One Fusobacterium ulcerans DNA segment encodes these proteins:
- the alaS gene encoding alanine--tRNA ligase, translated as MLTGNQIRKEFIEFFEAKHHKHFESASLIPDDATLLLTVAGMVPFKPYFLGQKEAPYPRVTTYQKCIRTNDLENVGRTARHHTFFEMLGNFSFGDYFKKEAIEWSWEFVTEVLKIDKDKLWVSVFTTDDEAEQIWIEKCNFPKERLVRLGEDENWWAAGPTGSCGPCSEIHVDLGPAYGGDENSKLGDEGTDNRFIEIWNLVFTEWNRMEDGSLEPLPKKNIDTGAGLERIAAMVQGKSNNFETDLLFPLVEEAVKLTNSQYGRDEEENFSLKVITDHSRAVTFLINDGVIPSNEGRGYVLRRILRRAVRHGRLLGQSELFLYKMVDKVVSMMENAYPDLRSNIDHIKKVVKIEEEKFSRTLDQGMQLVNQEIEKLKAAGITKLDGEVTFKLYDTYGFPYELTEEICQEKEIEISKEEFEAKMTEQKEKARAAREVVMEKGQDSFIEEFYDKYGATEFTGYTTLKDTGKLLSARDGKDGKKLMIFDTTPFYGESGGQAADIGIITGNGFEGKVIDVQKQKGIFTHTVEVLKGTPIEGEEYFLEVDEANRMATAKNHTATHLLHEALREVLGSHVQQAGSFVNGERLRFDFNHYEAMTGEELEKVEELVNEKIAEAINVSVADMSMDEAKKAGATALFGDKYGDVVRVVSVEGFSIELCGGTHIDNIGKIGLFKIESEAGIAAGIRRIEAVTGKGAYKAVKNIEMLLKNVEKVVKSDEANLLDRVEKMVETIKENSKELEELKSRFTQIEAQALAENSEVINGVTVIMKTFKTTTADDLRKMVDYVKDKMANTVVVLASGADKAIFAAGVTKELTSKVKAGNLVKEAAVITGGNGGGRPDFAQAGGKDATKIQEAMNAVKETLKNSL; from the coding sequence ATGTTAACAGGAAATCAAATTAGAAAAGAGTTTATTGAGTTTTTTGAAGCAAAACATCATAAACACTTCGAAAGTGCATCACTTATTCCTGATGATGCAACTTTATTACTAACGGTAGCAGGAATGGTTCCTTTTAAGCCATATTTTTTAGGACAGAAGGAAGCACCATATCCAAGAGTAACTACTTATCAAAAATGTATCAGAACAAATGACCTTGAAAATGTTGGAAGAACAGCAAGACACCACACATTCTTTGAAATGCTTGGAAATTTCTCTTTTGGAGATTATTTCAAAAAAGAAGCGATAGAATGGTCTTGGGAGTTTGTTACTGAGGTATTAAAAATAGATAAAGATAAACTTTGGGTATCAGTATTTACAACAGATGATGAAGCGGAACAGATCTGGATAGAAAAATGTAATTTTCCAAAAGAAAGACTTGTAAGACTTGGAGAAGATGAAAACTGGTGGGCAGCAGGACCTACTGGATCATGCGGACCTTGTTCAGAAATTCATGTGGATTTGGGACCAGCTTATGGTGGAGATGAAAACTCTAAACTTGGTGATGAAGGAACAGATAATCGTTTTATTGAAATATGGAACCTTGTATTTACTGAATGGAACAGAATGGAAGATGGAAGCCTTGAGCCTCTTCCTAAGAAAAATATAGATACGGGAGCTGGACTTGAAAGAATAGCTGCTATGGTGCAAGGAAAATCAAATAACTTTGAAACAGATCTTTTATTCCCATTGGTAGAGGAAGCAGTAAAACTTACTAACTCGCAATATGGAAGAGATGAGGAAGAAAACTTCTCATTAAAAGTAATAACAGACCATTCAAGAGCAGTTACTTTCTTGATCAATGATGGAGTTATACCATCAAACGAAGGAAGAGGATATGTTCTGAGAAGAATATTGAGAAGAGCAGTAAGACATGGAAGACTTTTAGGACAATCAGAGTTATTCCTATATAAGATGGTTGATAAAGTAGTAAGTATGATGGAAAATGCTTATCCAGATCTTAGAAGTAATATTGATCATATTAAAAAAGTTGTAAAAATAGAAGAGGAAAAATTCTCTCGTACTCTTGATCAAGGTATGCAGCTTGTAAATCAGGAAATTGAAAAATTAAAAGCAGCAGGAATTACTAAACTTGATGGAGAAGTTACATTTAAACTTTATGATACATACGGATTCCCATATGAGCTAACTGAAGAAATATGTCAGGAAAAAGAGATAGAAATATCTAAAGAAGAATTTGAAGCAAAAATGACTGAGCAGAAAGAAAAAGCAAGAGCTGCCAGAGAAGTTGTAATGGAAAAGGGACAAGACAGTTTTATCGAGGAGTTCTATGATAAATATGGAGCTACTGAATTTACTGGATACACAACTCTTAAAGATACAGGAAAACTTTTAAGTGCAAGAGATGGAAAAGATGGCAAGAAACTTATGATATTTGATACAACTCCATTCTATGGTGAGTCTGGAGGACAGGCAGCAGATATTGGTATTATTACTGGAAATGGATTTGAAGGTAAAGTTATAGATGTTCAAAAACAAAAAGGAATATTTACACATACTGTTGAAGTATTAAAAGGAACTCCAATTGAAGGAGAGGAATATTTCTTAGAAGTTGATGAAGCTAACAGAATGGCAACAGCTAAAAATCATACAGCAACTCATCTGCTTCATGAAGCATTGAGAGAAGTATTAGGTTCTCATGTACAACAGGCAGGGTCATTTGTAAATGGGGAAAGATTAAGATTTGACTTTAACCATTATGAAGCTATGACTGGTGAAGAGCTTGAAAAAGTAGAAGAGTTAGTAAATGAAAAAATAGCTGAAGCTATAAATGTCTCAGTTGCTGATATGAGTATGGATGAAGCTAAAAAAGCTGGAGCTACAGCTCTATTTGGAGACAAATATGGAGATGTAGTAAGAGTAGTATCTGTAGAAGGATTCTCTATAGAACTTTGTGGAGGAACTCATATAGATAATATAGGTAAGATAGGATTATTTAAAATAGAAAGTGAAGCTGGTATTGCTGCTGGAATAAGAAGAATTGAAGCTGTAACTGGAAAAGGAGCATACAAAGCAGTTAAAAACATTGAAATGCTTCTAAAAAATGTAGAAAAAGTTGTAAAGTCTGATGAAGCTAATCTTCTGGACAGAGTTGAAAAAATGGTAGAAACAATTAAAGAAAACAGCAAAGAACTTGAAGAATTAAAAAGCAGATTTACTCAAATAGAAGCTCAGGCTTTAGCAGAAAATTCTGAGGTTATCAATGGAGTAACAGTTATCATGAAAACTTTTAAAACTACAACAGCTGATGATTTAAGAAAAATGGTCGATTATGTAAAAGATAAAATGGCTAATACAGTTGTAGTTTTAGCATCTGGAGCAGATAAAGCTATATTTGCTGCTGGAGTAACTAAAGAACTTACTTCTAAAGTAAAAGCTGGAAATCTTGTAAAAGAAGCTGCTGTAATCACTGGGGGAAATGGTGGAGGAAGACCTGACTTCGCTCAAGCTGGTGGAAAAGATGCAACTAAAATACAGGAAGCTATGAATGCAGTAAAAGAAACTTTAAAAAATTCTTTATAA
- the lptB gene encoding LPS export ABC transporter ATP-binding protein encodes MRSLVAQNLCKSYKKRTVVDNVSLEVNKGEIVGLLGPNGAGKTTTFYMITGIIKPESGKVYCDNADVTTYPMFKRANLGIGYLAQEPSVFRNLTVEENIAAVLEMKGIAPKEQQEIIEKLMEEFKLTHVRKSLGYSLSGGERRRIEIARTIANNPSFILLDEPFAGVDPIAVEDIQQIIRYLRNRGLGILITDHSVRETLRITEKAYIMANGKVLISGTPEEISNDETARKIYLGEKFKLD; translated from the coding sequence ATGAGAAGTTTAGTAGCTCAAAATCTTTGTAAAAGCTATAAAAAAAGAACAGTAGTGGATAATGTCAGCCTTGAAGTAAATAAGGGAGAGATAGTGGGGCTTCTTGGACCTAACGGAGCAGGAAAAACGACTACTTTCTATATGATAACAGGAATAATAAAGCCTGAAAGCGGTAAAGTTTACTGTGACAATGCTGATGTAACAACTTATCCTATGTTTAAAAGAGCCAATCTTGGAATAGGATATCTGGCACAGGAGCCATCTGTTTTTAGAAATCTTACAGTAGAGGAAAATATAGCAGCAGTTCTTGAGATGAAAGGAATAGCTCCTAAAGAACAACAGGAAATAATTGAAAAGCTTATGGAAGAGTTCAAACTTACTCATGTAAGAAAATCTTTAGGTTATTCACTCTCTGGAGGAGAAAGAAGAAGAATAGAGATAGCCAGAACAATAGCAAATAACCCAAGCTTTATACTTCTGGATGAACCCTTTGCTGGGGTTGACCCAATAGCAGTTGAAGATATACAGCAGATAATAAGATATTTGAGAAATAGAGGATTGGGAATACTGATAACTGACCACAGCGTAAGAGAAACATTGCGTATTACAGAGAAGGCATATATAATGGCAAATGGAAAAGTTTTGATCAGTGGTACGCCAGAAGAAATATCTAATGATGAAACAGCAAGAAAAATTTATTTAGGTGAAAAGTTTAAATTAGATTAA